A region of the Saccharomyces cerevisiae S288C chromosome II, complete sequence genome:
TATAAAGCCAAAAGGCTGTAAATGACAATGTCCATAGGATGGCGAACAGCGAGTATGTGGAATTGAATTCATACGTAAAATTAGATAAAAATCTAATTGATAATCCAAAAAAGGAGAAGGGAATCAACCATTTTATATAGTTCTGTAAGAATGCAAAATATAAGGATTGTTTGGGATTATTGGTCAAATTCGATAGGTTGTACAACTCATACTGTTTTGGAGCCTCCAGTATTTTTGATTTGCTGATAGAAATCAGTTTATGCAAATCATCGGACAATTCAGTATCATGATATGGTATGATGGATTCAATGAAGTCCAGATTCtgcaaaaatgaaaaaagcgGTTTCGCATTATCCTGATGGATTCTAATAAACGCATAGCTTGTTTGCAGATCATGGCCAGGTTCGATAATAGAATGTATATTCAAACGTTTGAATTCGACATTCAAACTCTTCTCGTTTGCACTCGAAGTTTTATTGAATACAATAACACAATTCGGATCTAGAGATGTAATTGTCTGCGACATAGTATGCTCAACCGCTTGTGCTTGTtttaatctttttcaaatgtattTGACAAATTAGCCATAAATCGACCGAAACAGTATTCACCTTCAAAAATGTTAATGATGGTGAGAACGGTTATTGGAGCGACTGTTCAAATATCTTTTCCAGCCCCCTATTTCCAGCTTCCCTTATAGAAATAATTGCAACGGGGAAAAAAGGGATATTTCTTAATGAAGTCAATAATAGctgcaaaaagaaaactatttttcagttgaaaaatatggaAAGTGCTTATTTATCAGAAAGCTTTTACAGTCTTTCACACTGATGTAGTGGTGGaatctttttgttttgaaaacaacagagaaaaaaaaaagataaaaaaaagtgcccttgtttgttttcgtccctagaaggaaaaaaaaagagaagttTCTCGCagagtgaaaaaaaatgtcaagAAAAGATCCTACAAGAACAAATTATGCGCAATAATATGCTTCGTGCTGTTTTAGGATCTTGGAGTCAGAAATAAAAtagttttgtaaatttaTGTAAGATGCTGTAGTCAAATTTATGTATCGAGTCTATGCATATGTACACCGTGTTGAGGAATCTTTTCTAGAAGCACTGCGGTGTCGCCTCTTGAATATTTTAACGcgattttttattccttgGAACATAAAATAGACTTTTCATTTGTATGATGGTTCATGGAAATTATAGATTAGTACAGCACAAACATGTCATTGTGGGTAGATAAATACAGACCTAAGTCCTTGAATGCTCTTTCACATAATGAAGAGTTGACAAATTTTCTAAAATCGTTATCTGATCAGCCTCGTGATTTACCTCATCTTTTACTGTATGGACCAAATGGTACAGGTAAGAAAACGCGTTGTATGGCATTATTGGAGTCCATATTTGGACCTGGAGTCTATAGATTGAAAATTGATGTCAGACAATTTGTCACTGCTTCGAACAGAAAACTAGAACTGAATGTGGTCAGCTCGCCATACCATTTAGAGATCACGCCAAGTGATATGGGTAACAATGATAGAATTGTCATCCAAGAACTATTGAAAGAAGTGGCTCAAATGGAACAAGTGGACTTTCAAGATTCTAAGGATGGACTTGCCCATAGATATAAGTGTGTTATTATCAACGAGGCGAACTCGTTAACAAAAGATGCTCAAGCTGCTTTAAGACGTACCATGGAAAAATACTCCAAAAACATTAGGTTGATAATGGTCTGCGATTCGATGTCGCCTATAATTGCTCCTATCAAATCCCGTTGTCTGTTGATTCGTTGTCCTGCACCAAGCGATAGCGAAATTTCAACTATCTTGTCTGATGTGGTGACAAATGAAAGAATACAACTAGAAACAAAggatattttaaaaagaatTGCTCAGGCATCGAATGGAAACTTGCGAGTCTCCCTATTAATGCTTGAATCTATGGCACTGAACAACGAATTAGCATTGAAAAGCAGTAGCCCTATAATAAAACCAGATTGGATTATAGTGATCCATAAATTAACGAGGAAAATCGTTAAAGAGAGATCTGTCAATTCTTTAATCGAATGCAGAGCTGTCCTATACGATTTACTAGCTCATTGTATACCTGCCAATATCATCTTAAAGGAACTAACGTTTTCTTTGTTGGATGTGGAAACCCTGAATACCACGAATAAATCGTCCATAATTGAATACTCAAGTGTTTTTGACGAAAGATTATCACTTGGAAACAAAGCAATATTCCATTTGGAAGGGTTCATAGCAAAAGTTATGTGCTGTCTAGATTAATGTAAGATATGTCATAAATACTGTATAAGTCACACAAAAAGCTGATATTTAACGCATCTTagtctttattttctttgttatttattttcatttaaaaCAAACTttactgttttttttttgtttattatttttagtaTACAACTATATAGATAATTTACATTTATTCTTCGTCATTAAATTTAGGAGCCAAGAAAAACTGTAGGAACCCACTCTTCAAATCAAATTGGAATAAAGCAGGAGCTTCGCTGGAGAGCCTGATACCAACTCTATCAGAAAGGGAGGAGCCCTTAATGATGTCCAATAAATATTTAGCTCCGAACGTCAAGTCGACAGGTTGATCCATTTCAAGTTTGATGCTTGTTTCAGGATGTTCCATATCCACGAATGGTTTTATTATGACTGAACCTGATCCGATATCACCGTCAGCTACAAActttattgtttctttggTGATCATGATATTAATAGAATCACTCAATTGGGACAAGTCACGAACAATTTTAGAGAATTCGGAAGATGGCAATGACAGGGTGGAGTCGTACTGTAATTCTTCAATCTTTAAGAAATCAGCATCGATATCCATCAATTTCAGAGAGTATTCGGCTATACGGTCTTTCTTGGTATCCTCAAATAATAAGATGATGGAATCCGGTGTGTTGTCAGCAATTAGTGTTAATGTATCGGTGTTGTTACCACAACGTAGGATTTTACTTAGTGAGGTTAGATCCATACCTAACGTAACAGGATGGTCACATCTATATTCTTGGAAGGCTTCGACACCTATTTCCAAGGAGACCAATAGAACTCTTGAGTCATCGACAGCTTGTGCAATGATACCATCTTCTTTACATTGGAAATTGACCAACTGGACACAATCTTTGAAACCATCAATTATTCTCTTGAAAAGGGatgcttcttcaaattttgcttctaacattttttctctcttttgACTGCGTACTTAGTGCTTGCTGCTTGTTGCTGTGAGTGAAAAAGGACGGCGAAAGTGAAAGGTGCAAGTGGAAAGAAAGGAAGGCTAAAGCAAAAGTGTTTcttatatataattttatgTACCAGAGGAAGCAAAGTACGAAAACTATCAGTtgaaatccaaaaaaaaaaagttacgCGTTTCGCGTTTTGGTGCGTCGGatggagaagaaaaatgctAAATAATTAGATATTGAAGAATCAGCATAAGTTGTGcgaaaaaggaagagaatacataaaagaaaagaaggatatATAAGtaaaataatgataatagtaataataataacacaTAATGCAACCTACTCAACTTCTTTCTGAAGTTTCAAAAGTACGTTGTATGGGAGGTAGAGAACATTGAGTTGTTAGATCAAGCACGTGTAGCATTGTACAATTCCTTTTCAGATTCGTATCTCTTCTTGTCTGCTTGAGCCTTAGATTCATAGGGTTGCTTTTCTTCAGCAGTTAAGGCCTTCCACCTCTCACCCAATATTCTGCCTACTTGGCCAAAAGTTACGTCAGGATTCTCGGAACGGACAATGTCTCTGTTTTCATTAGCAAAGAACATATAAGCTGACAAGCCCCTCTTAGGGGCGTTAGGATCCTTCTTTCTCCTGGTGGTCCTCTTCTTTGGTTCCTTTGGTTGCTTTGCTTCTTTAGTTGCGGCCATAGCGCtagttttatatatgtTAATGTTCTAAGTTAATTAGTTAGTACTCTTGTCGTGCGCTATGATAAACAAAGGAAGGGGGTGCACAGAACAGCAGTCCTTTAGAGGATACTACAGTAGAAAGCTAGAGTCCTGACTTACAACTTGAGCATGCCGTTATGGGCGGCTATTTCATTTCACCTGAACCGtattaaaatatcatcttCCTTGCTGCTACAACCTTCATTGTAGCCGGTTTATAAGATTACCATCATTGTCTACCCCTCTTTAACTTCTCCCGAAAAGCAGAGTTGCCCTTAGCTGTATCCTGTTCTAGCTGTGCTAAACTGTACGTTCTTATTAAGCCCATCCTCGTCCGCTGGGCTCACCCAGCGCCTTACATACTTTGCGAAAAAGTCGTTTTTCTGCTTGGTGTTAGGAGCTGTCTCCCATAGTGTAAACTCCCAGTATTGCCTCAACCTCACTTGCTGTACTTTATAGTTGCCGCGCCacctaaaaaaaaaaacaaaaaagacaCCACCTAAAAAAACGGGTGAGGGGAATGCACGTGACCCAGGTGCGGGTACCATATAAATGTACTTCTAAAATTGTCTACACAGCTTATAATGCTATATATGCAGGTTACTATTATATACAAACAGCACAGACAGTCCTCATATTTACAGCTATTTTTTGGAATCATCAGCTATTTCTTTGGCCACAAATCGCGAATAATGTCGTAGCTGATTCTCTGGCCCGAAACCTCGTGTTTGTACAAATCCTCCAATGAGGCGATTGCTGTAATGCATCTTTGCCACACATCTGTCTATGCAGCATTGCTCACCTTTCGTTAGATCAGGCTCACCAAAGCCCTCATGCGGAATACATTTCTCAAGACACGTACTGAGAATATTGTTGAAAGTCGAGCACATCGCATCGAATTGCACTCCTGCAACGTCTAGCTTCTCTTGCGAGACCTCCTGGTTGCCCCTTAGACTATTTAAAAAGAACGACATCCTTTTCTTGGTGCACTTTAATATTATACGGGAGCTCCGATATCTATTTCAGCAATATAGACTACAATCAACTTTGCTGTTCTTACTTTTTAgttaacttttttcttttcattctGCCGCTAATCTACAAACTCGTTACCCTACTAGTACATAAAAGAAGATCAGAATCGATGggtatttatttatatttgcaatattatttatttatacaATTTATTGTTTTAATAGGGTATCGTTGTAGTGAGTAGTATTCCAGTCCCAGTAGAAGGTCAATTCGGTGACGTTACTGACACTGCTGACGTTACAGACCTTTAGGAAGTCAGTACCAGCTACTCTCTTTTCAGCATAGTCGTAGAAATCATTGATTTCACAAGAGAACCCTGGGCCGGTGGAACAGGTTTCAATTGGAACGACAGCATCGTTAATGACGTATCTGACGTAGGTGTCGTTAGAACATTGGAATTTTTCGGTGTAGACACGAGCACCTTGAGGAACGTACCAGGACTTATGGAAGGTGTTGCCCATGAATGGAACGTATTCGGCAGTTAAGTTGTTTTTGTCGTCAATTATACCAGCGGTGGTCAAATAGTTTAGGATATCGGTATCGTGGGTAAAACTCAACCAGACTTTTAAGTCTTGAGTTTCACTTTGCTTTAACAACTTCAAAGTAGCGTTAAACAAGTTGGCACCGACGGATCTGATCATATCATAACCTGGTCCATCCTGGTAAAACGATACCAGGTCCTGGCCGTATGAGTAACGTACCAATTCATCTTCGGTGAAGATATCACAAACATCACTGTAGCCTCTAGCGTTCAATTCGTATGCACACCATGCAAACAAAGTGTTGGCGTCCTTTGAGGTCAAATTCAAACccttgttttctttgtttaatCTCTTGGCAATGTCATCCAAGTATGTGGTATCGTATTTGTCCAAAATGTCATCGTTAGCATCTTCATCCCATCCTGGGCACGCATTACCAGCACTCAAAGTGTTTGCGCCGGCGGACATGGCTTCACTGACAGTCTGCAAGGAGATGTTGAATTGGTCACCTAAACcatcaatgaaatattgAGCAGTGTCATGAACCCTTTCAGAACTAGCGGCGAAAATTGGGAAACTGGTTTGATTTTCGAACATGTAGCCATATTGCGCTAAAAACTCACGAGCATGTCTCTTAGCATCCATCTCACCAGTGTATGGATTCAAAACATTGTCTGAGTTGGCAAAAGTGGTTTccatttccaaatcatcgtcatcacGGATGAAAAACTCGTAATCATCGTTCAAGAATGACAATGAGCCGTTGAATTGACGTGTGTAATTGCTCAACTTATACCATGTTTTCATGATGGTAGCACCTTTACTGTAAGTTGGGTATCTTTCACCATGTCTGGCAAGCATTTGCAATTGTTTCATTTCACAACCTTCAGGCAAGTCACGAGAAATACCATAGTCGCCAGGGAAAGAGAAGTATGGCCCGGCACCACCCAGGAATGGGAATATGTCTTCCTGAGTGCCAATTTTGGCAACATCGGCTAACTCTCCGAGGGGAATTGTACCTGCATTAACTAAAGCAGCGGCTAGAACCGAATAAACAACAGACTTAAACATAGGTAATTTGGAATGGCCCTTTCTTTACtgtagtattttttttatgataATCAAGGCATAATTGACTTCCATCCAGCAAATTTAAGCACTTATATATGTTGCATAGGACTACTCAAAGCTGTTTACTATTTCCCAAACTGGTATTATTTAgtaaatttcttttgaattttttttttttcactcttcctttttttcatttttgcGATGCCAGTTCTTTGAGTTTCCCTTATACGGCATATGCACTTAAGGTTTGATTTTGCTAATTAAAGGCGTGCCTAAGCGGCGACTAATACTGTAATATAATATGGGTTCCTGACTGACTACAGGGATTGAAACATCCATTTACCTGTTTCGGATATCTCTGCAGATTTTAATCTTTCGGCAAAAtttagataaaaaatttgggtATTCGTATTTAGTTTCCAATATTATTTAGTTATACAAAACTATTGTCTCAATAGACTGGCGTTGTAATGAGTAGTGTTCCAGTCCCAGTAGAAGGTCAATTCAGTAGAGTTACTGACGCTGCTGACGTTACAGACCTTTAGGAAGTCAGTACCGGCTACTCTCTTTTCAGCATAGTCGTAGAAGTCATTGATTTCACAAGAGAACCCTGGACCAGTGGAACAGGTTTCAATTGGAACAACAGCATCGTTAATGACGTATCTGACGTAGGTGTCGTTAGAACATTGGAATTTTTCGGTGTAGACACGAGCACCTTGAGGAACGTACCAGGATCTGTGGAAAGTGTTGCCCATGAATGGAACGTATTCGGCAGTTAAGTTGTTTTTGTCGTCAATTATACCAGCGGTGGTCAAAAAGTTTAGGATATCGGTATCGTGGGTAAAACTCAACCAAACCTTTTGGTCTTGAATCTCACTTTGCTTTAATAATTTGACTGAGGCATTGAACAAGTTGGAACCGACAGACTTGATAATGTCGTAACCTGGACCCTCATGGTAATAAGTGTGCAAGTCTTGGTAGTAGGAGTAATGGACTAATTCATCCTTGGTGAAAATATCACAGACATCACTGTAACCTTTAGCGTTCACTTCAAATGCACACCACGAGAATAAAGTACTAGCGTCAGTTGAGGTCAAGTTCAAACCCTTGTTTTCCTTGTTCAATCTCTTGGCAATGTCATCCAAGTAGGTTGTGTCGTATTCATTTACAATGTCATCATTGGCATCGTAGTCCCAAGCAGGACATGAGTTACAAGCACTCAAAGTGTTGGCACCAGCGGATTCAGCTTCACTGACAGTCTGCAAGGTGATGTTGAATTGGTCACCTAAACcatcaatgaaatattgAGCAGTGTCATGACATCTCTTAGAATTAGAGGTAAAAACGGCGAAACTGGTTTGGTTTTCGACCATGTAACCGTATTGAGCCAAGAAGTCACGAGCATGTCTCTTGGCGTTCATTTCACCAGTGTATGGGTTCAAAACATCGTCCGAGTTGGCAAAAGTGGTTTccatttccaaatcatcgtcatcacGGATGAAAAACTCGTAATCATCGTTCAAGAATGACAATGAGCCGTTGAATTGACGAGTGTAATTGCTCAACTTATACCATGTACTCTTGATAGTCTTAGCCAGACTGACAGTAGGGTATCTTTCACCATGTCTACCAACCATTTGCAGTTGCTTCATTTCACAACCTTCAGGCAAATCACGAGAAATACCATAGTCGCCAGGGAAAGAGTAGTATGGTCCGGCACCACCCAAAAATGGGAAGATATCTTTTTGGGTACCAATCTTGTCGACATCGGCTAGTTTGCCTAAGGGAATGGTACCTGCATTGGCCAAAGAAGCGGCTAAAATTGAATAAACAACAGATTTAAACATTGGTAATCTCGAATTTGCTTGCTCtatttgttgttgttcttATTCTCATGAGAGATGAAGCCATACTAACCTCGACTTAGCAAAACATCAGCGCTTATATACGTTTCATTTCGACAATTCAAAGATGTTTACCCTTATCCCAAATGGGTATATGCCTTGCCAAGTAAGGTGACcaatttgataatttggCATGTGCGATCTCTTCGAAAACAGGGACCAGAATCATAAATTTAGTCTGTGCTAGTCCCACGTGTGAGTGCCAAGGTTGTATCGATTCATTTAGAGATTGCCTATTCAATTAACTCTTTTAATcacttttactttttttggcATTGTGCAGTTGCGTTCTATGCGAAAACGTGCTAatttaatatatatttctttgtgcagacaaagaaaaagcgCTATGAACCTTTTACCTTCGTTTGAAGTTTATAGACGACGTCCGCTTACATGAGAAAACATTAAAGCAGCGCACATAAGATGACTTCCAAATACGTTGACATATTTGCGCATTCTTGTTGAATACAACTTTCGGATCCTTGTAATGCCGGTCTCCGGCGTCCTGTAAAGAGAGCGTGCGACACGCCGCTATTAGCGTGGGGACTGACATCAGGTcaacattattattgtagCGAGCTACTTTCGGTCAGTAAATAGAACATATGTAGAGATACAAGCGATTATTAGAAGGAGCGGACCTACAACAAAGTTGGGTCACGTTTCTCGCAATTATTACTTGGATGCCCTCCTAGCTAATGCCAATGTGCAGTAGTAACTTATCAGTCCGATGTGTAAAAAATAGAACTAATTTTTTGCGAAAAGATGGACAAAAACCATCTCTGGTCAATTTTCTCACTAAAGAGGGACGGAGTctcttgttttcttctattaGTGCACAGGGAatgttttgattttccctttttttttctttcgcttcttcaacagtggtaaaaataaaaattattgGCGATGGGATAACCAAGGAACATTGTATTTagcaattgaaaattaCGGTAAAGGCAGCCGCTCTGACTTGATCTCTGACATTAAAAATTCGGAAACaataaatatttcttttaagaTGCGGGTTTTAATAACTAACGATGATGGTCCCTTAAGTGATCAGTTTTCACCATACATTAGACCTTTTATTCAGCacattaaaagaaattatcCTGAATGGAAAATCACGGTTTGTGTACCTCATGTCCAGAAATCATGGGTGGGTAAGGCTCATCTTGCtggtaaaaatttgacagCTCAATTCATATATTCTAAAGTTGACGCTGAAGACAATACTTTTTGGGGCCCATTTATCCAGCCACAAATTAGGTCAGAAAACTCTAAATTACCTTATGTTCTCAATGCTGAAATTCCGAAAGATACAATTGAGTGGATATTAATCGATGGAACTCCAGCATCGTGCGCAAACATCGGGCTGCACCTATTGTCTAATGAACCGTTTGATCTAGTACTGTCGGGTCCAAATGTTGGTAGAAATACATCTGCTGCTTATATTACCTCTTCTGGTACCGTAGGAGGCGCAATGGAATCTGTTATTACTGGAAATACAAAGGCCATTGCTATTTCTTGGGCCTATTTTAATGGATTGAAAAACGTCTCCCCACTTTTAATGGAGAAGGCCTCTAAGAGATCTTTAGATGTTATCAAACATCTTGTTAAGAATTGGGACCCAAAAACAGATCTATATAGTATCAATATTCCTTTAGTGGAGAGTTTAAGTGATGATACAAAGGTTTACTATGCACCAATTTGGGAAAATAGATGGATTCCAATATTCAACGGCCCTCACATTAACCTAGAGAATAGCTTTGCTGAGATCGAAGACGGTAATGAATCATCATCGATTTCCTTTAATTGGGCTCCAAAATTTGGGGCACATAAGGATTCTATTCACTATATGGACGAATACAAGGACAGGACTGTTTTAACTGATGCTGAAGTTATTGAATCCGAAATGATCAGTGTCACTCCCATGAAAGCCACTTTCAAGGGTGTGAACCACCTTCTTGGAGAGTTGAAACTGactgaggaagaaaataatttatcaaaaacaaataacCTCATCGTGGTAAGTATAGACCCAATggaatatatatacaaacCTCTAACCCACGCcctgaaaaaatatctgcCACAAGTGGAGATTGTATCAAACTTGCCAGAATTTGACAATGGAGGGtgtgaaaaagaaatgaaggTTTTTCATTACGGTGATTACGAACAGCTAGATATGGACAAACTAATGGAACTGCCCAATAATTACTTCACAAACtcttatatatataggaAGGCATTGATAAGAAAACACTTTCTTTCGCATACCATACAGACTTATACTGCGAAGAACCCAGAGTCCATTTTAAAGAAGGCATATTTGGAATCATTCACTATTGATTTAGATTATGCTGAATTTCTAGACGACGCATTAGATGAAAATTGGGAATTACGCCAAGAGTTGGAGAATGAAAGCCAAGATAAATGGTGGATCGTGAAACCGAGTATGAGCGATAAAGGTCAAGGTATCAGGGTATTTAAGACTATTGAAGATTTACAGGCTATTTTCGATTCCTTTGACGATGAAGACAGCGAAGCAGAAGAGAGTGGAAATGACGACGATGCTGATGATGTAAATGGCGAATTCATGGATAATAACAAGGTTAACATTTCCCAATTGCGCCACTTTATTATACAAGAATATTTAACCAATCCGTTACTATTGGCATCTATGGATAATAGAAAGTTCCACATAAGATGTTACGTCGTCTGTAGGGGAGATTTGCAAGTTTTTGTTTATGATAGAATGCTAGCGCTCTTTGCTGCCAAGCCATTTGTTCCTCTAGATCCATATGCGTATTCCGTAACtgatttgaaagatttggaA
Encoded here:
- the PBY1 gene encoding putative tubulin tyrosine ligase (Putative tubulin tyrosine ligase associated with P-bodies; may have a role in mRNA metabolism; yeast knockout collection strain identified as a pby1 null mutant is actually wild-type for PBY1 and deleted for mms4), with the translated sequence MRVLITNDDGPLSDQFSPYIRPFIQHIKRNYPEWKITVCVPHVQKSWVGKAHLAGKNLTAQFIYSKVDAEDNTFWGPFIQPQIRSENSKLPYVLNAEIPKDTIEWILIDGTPASCANIGLHLLSNEPFDLVLSGPNVGRNTSAAYITSSGTVGGAMESVITGNTKAIAISWAYFNGLKNVSPLLMEKASKRSLDVIKHLVKNWDPKTDLYSINIPLVESLSDDTKVYYAPIWENRWIPIFNGPHINLENSFAEIEDGNESSSISFNWAPKFGAHKDSIHYMDEYKDRTVLTDAEVIESEMISVTPMKATFKGVNHLLGELKLTEEENNLSKTNNLIVVSIDPMEYIYKPLTHALKKYLPQVEIVSNLPEFDNGGCEKEMKVFHYGDYEQLDMDKLMELPNNYFTNSYIYRKALIRKHFLSHTIQTYTAKNPESILKKAYLESFTIDLDYAEFLDDALDENWELRQELENESQDKWWIVKPSMSDKGQGIRVFKTIEDLQAIFDSFDDEDSEAEESGNDDDADDVNGEFMDNNKVNISQLRHFIIQEYLTNPLLLASMDNRKFHIRCYVVCRGDLQVFVYDRMLALFAAKPFVPLDPYAYSVTDLKDLECHLTNTCLQSKKKDKDSSVLEFDSIEEIPNERKSNIKEQIHSITNDVFLAAVNVNRLNFQPLPNAFETYGVDFLIDSNYEVKLLEINAFPDFKQTGKDLKNLIDELFDDTVKYCVTPIFNENRNKTDDETDPNFVKVIDYTSNGW